From one Lycium barbarum isolate Lr01 chromosome 6, ASM1917538v2, whole genome shotgun sequence genomic stretch:
- the LOC132645275 gene encoding PITH domain-containing protein At3g04780: MSAESASSTIPKGQVDLMDFIDWSGVECLNQSGSNTIVNALKQGYREDEGLNLVSDADEQLLIYIPFNQVIKLHSIAIKGPEEEGPKTVKLFSNKEHMGFSNVNDYPPSDTAVLSEENLKGKPVILKYVKFQNVRSVTIFIEDNQLDGETTKVQKIVLYGTTVETTDMKGLKKIEDH; encoded by the exons ATGTCTGCCGAATCTGCTTCTTCTACAATTCCTAAAGGCCAA GTTGATTTGATGGACTTTATAGACTGGTCTGGTGTCGAATGCCTTAACCAAAGTGGAAGCAACACTATCGTCAATGCCCTCAAACAG GGTTACAGAGAAGATGAGGGCTTGAACCTGGTGAGTGATGCAGATGAGCAGCTATTGATTTACATACCTTTTAATCAAGTCATCAAACTGCATTCAATTGCTATCAAAGGACCTGAGGAGGAAG GTCCTAAAACGGTGAAGCTGTTTTCCAACAAGGAGCACATGGGATTTAG TAATGTTAATGATTACCCTCCGAGTGACACAGCTGTTTTATcggaagaaaatctcaag GGAAAACCAGTTATCTTGAAGTATGTCAAGTTTCAAAATGTTCGCAG TGTGACCATTTTTATCGAGGACAATCAACTGGATGGGGAAACTACAAAAGTTCAAAAAATTGTCTTGTATGGAACAAC